A portion of the Actomonas aquatica genome contains these proteins:
- a CDS encoding glycine zipper domain-containing protein: MKKTLTSSVVGLGLLLMVGCSAPNTHERRGTEAGAVAGAIIGGIIGHQSGETAAGAAIGAAVGGTAGAAMGAAKDREEDRRYERGTVRAQPVQDQYGYTLQDYMQLMTDEEMEILQARADARPEVPMGQLLTDREKANLRRREVADKEIGS; encoded by the coding sequence ATGAAAAAGACTCTCACTTCCTCCGTTGTTGGCCTCGGCCTGTTGTTGATGGTGGGGTGTTCCGCGCCGAACACCCATGAACGCCGTGGAACCGAAGCCGGTGCCGTCGCCGGTGCGATCATCGGCGGCATCATCGGTCACCAATCAGGCGAAACCGCCGCCGGCGCGGCCATTGGCGCCGCCGTGGGAGGCACCGCGGGTGCTGCCATGGGCGCGGCCAAGGACCGCGAGGAAGACCGCCGCTACGAGCGGGGCACCGTGCGCGCGCAACCGGTGCAGGACCAATACGGCTATACCCTGCAGGACTACATGCAGCTCATGACCGATGAAGAGATGGAAATCCTGCAGGCCCGCGCGGACGCTCGTCCCGAGGTGCCGATGGGCCAGCTCCTCACGGATCGCGAAAAGGCCAACCTGCGTCGTCGCGAAGTCGCCGACAAAGAAATCGGCAGCTGA
- a CDS encoding fibronectin type III domain-containing protein, with translation MNTYSFFRPALLLAVTTSAALAHDEPGTHLDAVSWQPTAYAESAAHAPRPLPDRIVLTWTGDPSTSQTVTWRTDTSIERAVAELAIANDNGRALQPVRIAAETEEFVSNLGEAHQHHAEFVGLTPDTLYAYRVGDGLNWSEWFHFRTASRDAQPFKFVYFGDAQNDVKTHWSRVFRESFRDAPRAAFTLHAGDLINNANNDAQWGEWFGAPGWVNATVPVIAAPGNHEYYRYGAGPETDRLWDTANGETVAVSVQLEVLRDPAGAKVGTRVEATATDGRRAAVLLDAQGLITGMDAGFTALTGYNLATLRGVQPDKLPLRDRVAVQGERRISEHWRPQFSFPEQAVPAGLEETCYYIDYQGARIIALNSNEKQEEQVAWLEQVLSNNPQRWTIVTFHHPIFSPAKNRDNPKLRELWKPVFDAHKVDLVLTGHDHTYARTGDVSATVGIHNLPAGYNQAYDPAIGTVYVVSVSGPKMYEITQEAFVRSAEDTQLYQIISVDGQTLSFEARTATGRLYDRFELIKRDGQPNELREALPPLNRRPDER, from the coding sequence ATGAACACTTATTCTTTTTTCCGACCCGCGCTCCTGCTGGCAGTGACGACCTCAGCCGCCTTGGCGCATGACGAGCCCGGCACCCATCTCGATGCCGTGAGTTGGCAGCCGACGGCTTACGCCGAGTCCGCCGCGCACGCCCCGCGGCCCTTGCCCGATCGCATCGTGCTCACGTGGACCGGTGATCCCAGCACGAGCCAGACCGTCACCTGGCGCACCGACACCAGCATCGAACGCGCGGTCGCGGAACTCGCGATCGCCAACGACAACGGTCGCGCCCTGCAGCCGGTGCGCATCGCGGCCGAGACCGAGGAGTTTGTCAGCAACCTCGGTGAGGCGCACCAGCACCACGCCGAGTTTGTGGGGCTCACGCCGGACACGCTCTACGCTTACCGCGTGGGGGACGGCCTCAACTGGAGCGAGTGGTTCCACTTCCGCACCGCCTCGCGCGACGCTCAGCCGTTTAAGTTCGTTTACTTCGGCGACGCGCAGAACGACGTGAAGACGCATTGGTCACGCGTGTTTCGTGAGTCATTTCGTGATGCGCCGCGCGCGGCGTTCACGCTGCACGCTGGTGACCTCATCAACAACGCCAACAACGATGCCCAGTGGGGCGAGTGGTTCGGCGCGCCGGGGTGGGTGAATGCGACGGTGCCGGTAATCGCCGCGCCCGGTAACCACGAGTATTATCGCTACGGCGCCGGACCGGAAACCGACCGCCTGTGGGATACCGCCAACGGCGAAACGGTCGCGGTGTCGGTGCAACTCGAAGTATTGCGCGACCCCGCCGGTGCCAAGGTCGGCACGCGGGTCGAGGCGACTGCCACCGATGGACGTCGTGCGGCCGTGTTGCTTGATGCGCAGGGACTCATCACCGGTATGGATGCGGGCTTCACCGCGCTCACGGGTTACAACCTCGCGACCTTGCGCGGTGTGCAACCCGACAAGCTGCCGCTACGCGATCGCGTGGCAGTGCAGGGTGAGCGCCGCATCTCCGAGCACTGGCGGCCGCAGTTCTCCTTCCCGGAGCAAGCGGTGCCCGCCGGTCTCGAGGAGACCTGCTACTACATCGACTACCAGGGGGCGCGCATCATCGCGCTCAACTCCAACGAAAAGCAGGAGGAGCAGGTGGCGTGGCTCGAGCAGGTGCTTTCGAACAACCCGCAGCGTTGGACGATTGTCACCTTCCACCATCCCATCTTTTCGCCGGCCAAGAACCGCGATAATCCCAAGCTGCGCGAGCTGTGGAAACCCGTGTTTGACGCGCACAAAGTTGACCTCGTGTTGACCGGTCACGACCACACCTATGCCCGCACGGGCGATGTGTCGGCGACGGTTGGCATTCACAACCTGCCCGCCGGCTACAACCAGGCTTACGATCCGGCCATCGGCACGGTGTATGTCGTATCGGTGAGCGGTCCCAAGATGTATGAGATCACGCAGGAGGCCTTCGTGCGTTCGGCGGAAGACACGCAGCTGTATCAGATCATCAGCGTCGACGGGCAGACCCTGTCGTTCGAAGCCCGCACCGCGACGGGGCGGCTCTACGATCGCTTTGAGCTGATCAAGCGGGACGGTCAGCCCAACGAATTGCGCGAGGCGTTGCCGCCGCTCAACCGCCGTCCGGACGAGCGTTAA
- a CDS encoding YebC/PmpR family DNA-binding transcriptional regulator: MGRQWLHAKRAIVNNKKGQFVGKLVKELSVAAKLGGPDPDANPRLFAAMEKARKASVTREVIERAVRKGAGIGDEKMVMEHVVFEGYAPHKVAVIVEAYTDNVQRTTPEIRVLFRKGTLGLAGSNKFLFEHVGIVEASHADTGLDPEEAAIEAGANEVESLTNEQNDDIPEDHLGARFLAERTDTHAVSTWLAKNGWSVVTAEIGYVAKMFPDLDDDQRAEVGEFLQALEDHDDVQRVWAAVR, encoded by the coding sequence ATGGGTCGCCAATGGCTGCACGCGAAACGTGCCATCGTTAACAACAAAAAGGGTCAATTTGTCGGGAAACTCGTCAAAGAGCTTTCGGTCGCCGCCAAACTCGGCGGACCCGATCCCGACGCCAACCCGCGCCTCTTCGCGGCCATGGAAAAGGCCCGCAAGGCCAGCGTCACCCGCGAGGTCATCGAGCGCGCCGTGCGCAAGGGCGCCGGCATCGGCGACGAGAAGATGGTCATGGAGCACGTCGTGTTTGAGGGCTACGCCCCGCACAAGGTTGCCGTGATCGTCGAGGCCTACACCGACAACGTGCAGCGCACCACGCCCGAGATCCGCGTGCTCTTCCGCAAGGGCACCCTGGGGCTCGCCGGCAGCAACAAGTTCCTCTTCGAACACGTCGGCATCGTCGAAGCGTCGCACGCCGACACCGGTTTGGACCCCGAGGAAGCCGCCATCGAAGCCGGCGCCAACGAGGTGGAGTCCCTCACCAACGAGCAAAACGACGACATTCCGGAGGACCACCTCGGCGCGCGATTTCTGGCCGAGCGCACCGACACCCACGCCGTGTCGACCTGGCTGGCGAAAAACGGCTGGTCGGTCGTGACCGCTGAAATCGGCTACGTCGCCAAGATGTTCCCCGACCTCGACGACGACCAACGGGCCGAGGTCGGAGAATTCCTGCAAGCGCTCGAGGACCACGACGACGTGCAGCGCGTCTGGGCCGCGGTCCGTTGA
- a CDS encoding TonB-dependent receptor, giving the protein MQNHKFGRRCIAVLTTFVALGFGFRASAQTSDNGGISGRVSDDSSGRSLEGAIVTVIGSTASDATDANGRFYLPEVAAGSQTLQVEYVGLDEWRGSVTVRRAETVEVNVRLASEVLSMEAFTVSEKARGQALAVNQQKTAAGIVNVVSEETFGNMIGGNIGYALQRLPGLTVNESEDGTPNGVNIRGLESKYNSFQIDGNRMPTSGTGRNFSTSQMTADGISNIEVIKAATPDRDGDAIGGIINVKTRSAFQREGRVASVTASGVYYDKNDSWGHNVGLSFSDLYNAFGGEDNFGLSLNLSSYKTSRDYDNLDKDYAFIDPASRPDLNLAEPLYFHTNGTPQTNFRDTESLGVNLAFDLRLSESATLYFKPFWSDRETTAEKARNRFYTVSNTRYIAEMDYNTGRGEPDRLTDIRFQNEKNHDDGDLYGFSFGGIYEMDTITMNFDAFYSTNEDSRDRDTSFTVRSSGYQLDYDQTDRTAPIYTIRNGVDPMDVNNISRGDMGLETNDVEEEVYSFKADWEKSFVGEDLSGSLKFGAKYRSNEKTRDKQERNFRTDSAADGFPYASVMRASNYAPMGVTMYLEPDIDALEALFASQPNLFSLDEEGAVLDSVVDDFTAKETITAAYAMGTLTKGRHQMIAGLRYEHNTFESDTYAFNETDALNPTVVHGKKDFDVWLPGIHFRHELRKNLILRESYNRSYSRPDMDALVQGIEIDEDGNAEGGNPDLTETTSDNFDVQLEYYTERAGLYSVGLFYKDMKGFYYERTTNFSEFDASGYPIIDPLGPYEFSTVDNALGATNYGIELIARQQLYFLPSVLDGFYLSLSATFTESDGKYPGRLDEELPTYGFSDRIYYAALEYVRGKFRGQLSYRYRSDYLEGLDGNETLDDWFGANESLDWESSYRFSDKLNVFLNVSNLTDEPQMSYQGYLRTDNPEDFTTYSWRATIGATYTF; this is encoded by the coding sequence ATGCAAAACCACAAATTCGGCCGGCGTTGTATCGCCGTGCTGACTACGTTCGTGGCGTTGGGATTTGGATTCCGCGCTTCGGCTCAAACCTCGGACAACGGCGGCATCAGCGGCCGCGTTTCCGACGATTCCTCGGGGCGCTCGCTCGAAGGTGCGATCGTCACGGTCATCGGCAGCACGGCGTCCGATGCGACCGACGCGAACGGTAGATTTTATCTGCCGGAGGTCGCCGCCGGCAGCCAGACGCTGCAGGTCGAATACGTCGGCCTCGACGAATGGCGCGGCTCCGTCACGGTGCGCCGCGCCGAGACCGTTGAAGTCAACGTGCGCCTCGCCAGCGAGGTGCTCAGCATGGAGGCCTTCACGGTCAGCGAAAAGGCGCGTGGCCAGGCTCTCGCGGTCAACCAGCAGAAGACCGCCGCGGGCATCGTGAACGTCGTGTCCGAGGAAACCTTCGGCAACATGATCGGCGGCAACATCGGCTACGCCCTGCAGCGTCTGCCGGGCCTCACCGTAAACGAGTCCGAAGACGGCACACCCAACGGCGTGAACATCCGCGGTCTCGAGTCGAAATACAATTCGTTCCAGATCGACGGTAACCGCATGCCCACCAGCGGCACGGGCCGCAACTTCTCGACCAGCCAGATGACGGCCGATGGCATCAGCAACATCGAGGTTATCAAGGCCGCCACGCCGGACCGCGACGGCGACGCTATTGGTGGTATCATCAATGTGAAGACGCGCTCCGCGTTTCAGCGTGAGGGCCGCGTCGCCAGCGTCACGGCCAGTGGCGTCTACTACGACAAAAACGACTCCTGGGGCCACAACGTGGGCCTGTCGTTCAGCGACCTCTACAACGCGTTCGGCGGCGAGGATAACTTTGGCCTGAGCCTCAACCTCAGCTCCTACAAGACCTCGCGCGATTACGACAACCTCGACAAGGACTACGCTTTCATCGACCCCGCTTCCCGCCCGGATCTGAACCTAGCCGAGCCGCTTTACTTTCACACCAACGGCACCCCGCAGACCAACTTCCGCGACACCGAGTCGTTGGGCGTGAATCTGGCGTTTGACCTGCGTCTCTCCGAGTCGGCCACGCTCTATTTCAAACCCTTCTGGAGCGATCGTGAAACGACCGCCGAGAAGGCCCGCAATCGTTTCTATACGGTTTCCAACACCCGCTACATCGCGGAGATGGACTACAACACCGGTCGCGGTGAACCCGACCGCCTGACCGACATCCGCTTCCAAAACGAAAAAAACCACGACGACGGTGACCTCTACGGTTTCTCCTTTGGCGGTATCTACGAGATGGATACGATCACGATGAACTTCGATGCGTTCTATTCGACCAACGAGGATAGCCGCGATCGCGACACCAGCTTCACCGTGCGCAGCTCGGGCTATCAGCTCGATTACGACCAGACCGACCGCACCGCGCCGATCTACACCATTCGCAACGGCGTCGATCCGATGGACGTAAACAACATTTCCCGCGGCGATATGGGGCTGGAAACCAACGACGTGGAAGAGGAAGTCTACAGCTTCAAAGCCGACTGGGAAAAGTCCTTCGTGGGCGAGGACCTGAGCGGCTCGCTCAAGTTTGGCGCGAAGTATCGTTCCAACGAAAAGACGCGCGACAAACAGGAGCGCAATTTCCGCACCGATTCCGCGGCGGATGGGTTTCCCTATGCCAGTGTCATGCGTGCCAGCAACTACGCGCCGATGGGCGTGACGATGTATCTTGAGCCGGACATCGATGCCCTCGAAGCGCTTTTCGCCAGCCAGCCAAATCTCTTCAGCCTGGATGAAGAAGGCGCGGTGCTCGACAGCGTGGTGGACGACTTCACCGCCAAGGAAACCATCACGGCGGCTTACGCAATGGGCACGCTGACCAAGGGCCGTCATCAGATGATCGCGGGCCTGCGCTACGAACATAATACGTTCGAGTCCGACACCTACGCCTTCAACGAAACCGACGCGCTCAACCCGACCGTCGTGCACGGCAAGAAGGACTTCGATGTGTGGCTGCCGGGCATCCACTTCCGGCACGAGCTTCGTAAGAACCTCATCCTGCGCGAGAGCTACAACCGCAGCTACAGCCGACCCGATATGGACGCGCTGGTGCAGGGCATCGAGATCGACGAGGACGGCAACGCCGAGGGCGGCAACCCCGACCTCACCGAAACCACTTCGGACAACTTCGACGTGCAGCTCGAGTATTACACCGAGCGCGCCGGTCTCTACTCCGTGGGCCTGTTCTACAAGGACATGAAGGGTTTCTACTACGAGCGGACCACCAACTTCTCCGAGTTTGATGCCAGCGGTTACCCGATCATCGATCCGCTGGGTCCCTACGAGTTCTCCACCGTCGACAACGCCCTCGGCGCGACGAACTACGGCATCGAACTCATCGCACGGCAGCAGCTCTACTTCCTGCCTTCGGTGCTCGACGGTTTCTACCTCTCGCTCTCCGCGACCTTCACCGAGAGTGATGGCAAGTATCCAGGTCGCTTGGACGAAGAGCTGCCGACCTACGGCTTCAGCGACCGCATCTACTACGCGGCGTTGGAATACGTGCGCGGCAAGTTCCGCGGGCAGCTCAGCTACCGCTACCGTTCCGACTACCTCGAAGGTCTCGACGGCAACGAAACGCTCGACGACTGGTTCGGCGCCAACGAGTCGCTCGATTGGGAGAGCAGCTATCGCTTCAGCGACAAGCTCAACGTGTTCCTCAACGTGAGCAACCTCACCGACGAGCCGCAGATGTCCTATCAGGGCTACCTGCGCACCGACAATCCCGAGGACTTCACCACCTATTCGTGGCGCGCGACGATCGGCGCAACCTACACGTTCTAA
- a CDS encoding ATP-binding protein: MSRWMRLPLLIVSATAFAGILRAQTPTTARPHYTVGVLSDNFPYAYFPANEVHPVGFAVELLQAIVDTSQLDIEWVVGGTLDIQQRFQAGEIDALIAYAYSAERAERFAFTRPYLEMSGKVFVRPENAGWDNLSDLRGRRVLVHRNSLGEQVLREQGLAESIVYADSVNAAMHRVSEGDGDATLVTILSGASIAERDRLNLVPTAITVPDYDVDYCIAVQKSQPDLLATLDESLAILYRNGSYETIYRKWFGRLEPRRFTPVQVLLAVCAGLVVALVVAMVAAAHQRRLRRQLTTTLDALTESEQHFREVFDATPIGLLVVSSTSSPSPTGLNLDDANPAAHRLFGWREPPFNAELSASTPVFAPLWEGIAAVRAHTSPRPADLRIDLPDAPPLHLRWSAVRDDQRILVVIENTTAQVRATEELRASERHLQQTQKLDALGNLSSGIAHDFNNVLTSILGNIELLRLETAPDSSAQELTENILRGSRRARDLVRQILTFSRQSPPERKPVDLREIIGETLQLVRAAVPRSISLPSKLPASPCVVSADGTQIHQVILNLITNAAQAIGDAPGEITVTLEERTVRARADTRSPFGLPADRYHCITVSDTGPGMPAEVLQRAMEPFYTTKQQARGTGLGLSVAHGVVTQHGGMLRLESTPGEGTRAEVWLPISAERLPEGALDLLDIEPVADDEPLILVIDDEHIAAHTVARMLKRLGAVPDVHENPLEALAKFHAAPQRYRAVLCDLSMPERSGLEVLREIRATRPDLPTLLMTGFWSNGSRDKARDLGVNVLCEKPLSITELHAYLTLLLER; this comes from the coding sequence ATGAGTCGCTGGATGCGGTTACCCCTCCTCATTGTCAGTGCCACCGCTTTCGCGGGGATTTTGCGTGCCCAAACCCCGACCACCGCACGCCCCCACTACACCGTCGGCGTGCTGTCCGACAATTTCCCCTACGCCTACTTTCCCGCCAACGAGGTGCATCCGGTCGGATTTGCGGTCGAGTTACTGCAGGCGATCGTCGATACGAGCCAGTTGGATATCGAATGGGTGGTCGGCGGGACCCTCGATATACAACAACGTTTCCAAGCCGGCGAGATCGATGCACTGATCGCCTACGCCTATTCGGCAGAACGCGCCGAGCGCTTCGCGTTCACGCGCCCCTATCTGGAAATGTCCGGCAAGGTGTTTGTGCGTCCCGAAAACGCCGGCTGGGACAACCTGAGCGATTTGCGCGGGCGCCGCGTGCTGGTGCACCGCAACAGCCTGGGCGAACAGGTGCTGCGCGAACAGGGCTTGGCCGAGAGCATCGTCTACGCCGACTCCGTCAACGCCGCCATGCATCGGGTCTCGGAGGGCGATGGCGACGCCACCCTCGTCACCATCCTCTCCGGCGCCTCCATCGCGGAGCGCGACCGGCTGAATCTTGTGCCGACCGCCATCACGGTGCCCGACTACGACGTCGACTACTGCATCGCGGTGCAAAAATCGCAGCCCGACCTGCTCGCCACCTTGGACGAGAGTCTCGCCATCCTCTATCGCAACGGCAGCTACGAGACCATCTACCGCAAGTGGTTCGGCCGACTCGAGCCCCGCCGCTTCACCCCCGTGCAGGTGCTGCTGGCGGTCTGCGCCGGTCTCGTCGTCGCCCTCGTGGTCGCCATGGTCGCCGCGGCCCACCAGCGACGCCTGCGCCGGCAACTCACCACCACCCTCGACGCCCTCACCGAGTCCGAGCAACACTTCCGCGAAGTCTTCGACGCGACTCCGATTGGCTTGTTGGTGGTCAGCAGCACCTCGTCGCCCTCGCCCACCGGCTTGAACCTCGATGACGCCAATCCCGCGGCGCATCGGCTCTTCGGTTGGCGGGAGCCTCCGTTCAACGCCGAGCTCTCCGCCAGCACGCCCGTCTTCGCGCCCCTCTGGGAAGGCATTGCCGCCGTGCGCGCTCACACCTCCCCGCGCCCGGCGGATCTGCGCATCGACCTGCCGGACGCGCCCCCCCTGCACCTGCGTTGGTCGGCCGTGCGTGATGATCAACGGATCCTCGTCGTCATCGAAAACACCACAGCCCAGGTGCGGGCGACCGAAGAGCTACGGGCCAGCGAACGCCATCTCCAGCAGACCCAAAAACTCGACGCCCTCGGCAACCTTTCCAGCGGCATCGCCCACGATTTCAACAACGTGCTCACCAGCATCCTCGGCAACATCGAGCTGCTGCGCCTCGAAACCGCCCCGGATTCTTCCGCCCAGGAACTGACCGAAAACATTCTGCGCGGCAGTCGTCGCGCCCGTGACCTGGTGCGGCAGATTCTCACGTTCAGTCGCCAGTCCCCGCCCGAGCGCAAACCGGTCGATCTGCGCGAAATCATCGGCGAGACCCTGCAGCTCGTTCGCGCGGCGGTGCCCCGTTCCATCTCGCTGCCGAGCAAGCTCCCGGCCTCCCCGTGCGTCGTCTCGGCGGACGGCACGCAGATCCACCAAGTCATCCTCAATCTCATCACCAACGCCGCCCAAGCCATCGGCGACGCCCCCGGCGAGATCACGGTCACCCTCGAGGAACGCACCGTGCGGGCCCGCGCCGACACCCGCTCGCCCTTCGGGCTACCCGCCGACCGCTACCATTGTATTACTGTTTCGGATACTGGCCCCGGCATGCCCGCGGAGGTGCTGCAGCGGGCGATGGAACCGTTTTACACCACCAAGCAACAAGCGCGCGGCACCGGACTGGGACTATCCGTCGCCCACGGGGTGGTCACCCAACATGGCGGTATGCTCCGCCTCGAAAGCACTCCCGGTGAAGGGACCCGCGCCGAGGTTTGGTTGCCGATTTCCGCCGAACGATTGCCCGAAGGCGCCTTGGATCTGCTCGACATCGAACCGGTGGCCGACGACGAACCGTTGATCCTGGTGATCGACGACGAACACATCGCCGCCCACACGGTCGCTCGCATGTTGAAACGCCTCGGCGCCGTGCCCGATGTGCACGAGAACCCGCTCGAAGCCCTCGCGAAATTCCACGCCGCGCCTCAGCGCTATCGCGCCGTCCTGTGTGATCTCTCCATGCCTGAGCGCAGCGGGCTTGAGGTATTGCGCGAGATCCGCGCAACCCGCCCGGATTTACCCACGCTCTTGATGACGGGATTTTGGTCGAATGGCTCCCGCGACAAAGCGCGGGACCTCGGGGTGAACGTGCTTTGTGAAAAGCCGCTCTCGATCACCGAATTGCACGCCTACCTCACGCTGCTCCTTGAACGATAG
- a CDS encoding DEAD/DEAH box helicase, with the protein MSERGLELYDEQEEAILELFAGSNVILNTPTGSGKSLVASAAHYRALCAGQRSVYTCPIKALVNEKFLSMCRDFGPENVGMMTGDAAVNPDAPILCCTAEILANIALARGPDSDVRVVVMDEFHYYSDSERGYAWQVPLLTMPQCRFLLMSATLGDTSFFERELTRVTAAPSVTVRSDRRPVPLTFEYSETPLTERVAELVEGDKAPVYLVYFTQRSASESAQGWMSLNLTSKEEKARLAEALEGERFNSPYGKDMKRWLRHGIGVHHAGLLPKYRILVERLAQQGLLKIICGTDTLGVGINVPIRTVVFTQLWKYDGRKAAVLSVRDFRQVAGRAGRRGYDNEGLVVAQAPEHIIENKRAEAKAASDPKKKKKLVRRTAPPGAVVWDERTYQKLQDAPCEELSSQFGVSHGMLLLVLSRPGDGCRAMQRLIRDCHETPHKKEQLRRRAWQLFRGLIERGIVEPQRRLDGASGPMAGGRKLRVNVELQEDFSLHHALSLFLIDTLPLLDVTSPDHALDVLTLCESIVEDPDAILRKQIDRAKTEALAEMKEQGLGYEERMDKLDAIEHPKPLRDFLYDRFNEFAAKHPWVEQENVRPKSIAREMFERYDSFADYVKRYGLQRSEGLLLRHLSQTWKVLSQTVPAAAKTEEVEELEVYFRELIRGIDSSLLEEWERMQNPDFEAAETPDKPQRKTPVDITRDAKAFLRLVRFAVHGVLQDANAGDFETIAQRTGSEALAVEDAWRPYFEASERLRLDPEGRAAKHTHIEEDGSIWHVAQVLIDGEGLGDWELRLDVDLAASRETGDVVMRWDGVAPIGS; encoded by the coding sequence ATGAGCGAGCGGGGTCTGGAACTGTATGACGAGCAGGAGGAGGCGATTCTGGAGCTGTTTGCGGGCAGCAACGTCATCCTCAATACGCCGACCGGTTCCGGCAAATCTCTCGTTGCGTCGGCTGCTCATTACCGGGCGCTGTGCGCGGGCCAGCGCTCGGTCTATACGTGCCCGATCAAGGCGCTGGTGAATGAAAAATTCCTCTCCATGTGCCGGGATTTCGGGCCGGAAAACGTGGGCATGATGACGGGGGATGCGGCGGTGAATCCGGACGCGCCCATCCTGTGCTGCACGGCGGAGATCCTGGCCAATATCGCGCTCGCGCGTGGACCGGATTCGGACGTGCGGGTGGTGGTGATGGACGAGTTTCACTACTACAGTGACTCCGAGCGCGGTTACGCGTGGCAGGTGCCGCTGCTCACGATGCCGCAGTGCCGTTTCCTGCTGATGTCGGCGACGCTGGGCGATACCTCGTTCTTCGAGCGTGAACTCACGCGCGTCACGGCGGCACCGAGTGTGACCGTGCGCAGTGATCGCCGGCCGGTGCCGTTGACCTTTGAATATTCGGAAACGCCGCTGACGGAGCGGGTGGCGGAGTTGGTGGAGGGCGACAAAGCCCCGGTTTACCTTGTGTATTTTACGCAACGCTCGGCGTCGGAGTCGGCGCAGGGCTGGATGAGTCTCAACCTGACCTCCAAGGAGGAAAAGGCGCGCTTGGCCGAGGCCTTGGAGGGCGAACGTTTTAACAGTCCCTACGGCAAGGATATGAAGCGATGGCTGCGGCACGGGATCGGCGTGCACCACGCCGGGCTGTTGCCGAAGTATCGCATCCTGGTGGAGCGGCTGGCGCAGCAGGGCCTGCTCAAAATCATCTGCGGCACCGACACGCTGGGCGTTGGTATCAACGTGCCGATTCGCACGGTCGTCTTCACCCAGTTGTGGAAATACGACGGCCGAAAGGCGGCGGTTCTGAGTGTGCGCGACTTCCGGCAGGTGGCCGGCCGCGCCGGGCGGCGTGGTTACGACAACGAAGGACTGGTGGTCGCGCAGGCGCCCGAGCACATCATCGAAAACAAGCGCGCCGAGGCCAAGGCGGCGAGCGACCCGAAAAAGAAAAAGAAGCTCGTGCGCCGCACCGCGCCGCCGGGCGCAGTGGTGTGGGACGAGCGCACGTATCAGAAACTTCAGGACGCGCCGTGCGAGGAGCTGAGCTCCCAGTTTGGCGTGTCGCACGGCATGTTGCTGCTGGTGCTCTCGCGCCCGGGCGACGGCTGCCGGGCGATGCAGCGGCTCATTCGTGATTGTCATGAAACCCCGCACAAAAAAGAGCAGTTGCGGCGACGCGCCTGGCAGCTGTTTCGCGGCCTGATTGAGCGTGGTATCGTGGAGCCGCAACGTCGGCTCGATGGCGCCAGTGGGCCGATGGCCGGCGGCCGAAAACTGCGGGTGAACGTGGAACTGCAGGAGGACTTTTCACTGCATCACGCGTTGTCGCTTTTCCTCATCGATACGCTGCCGCTGCTCGATGTGACGTCGCCGGATCACGCGCTGGATGTGCTGACGTTGTGCGAATCCATCGTGGAGGATCCGGATGCGATCCTGCGGAAGCAGATCGACCGGGCGAAGACCGAAGCCTTGGCCGAGATGAAGGAGCAGGGACTCGGCTACGAAGAGCGGATGGATAAGCTGGACGCGATCGAGCATCCCAAGCCGTTGCGCGATTTTCTCTACGACCGTTTTAACGAGTTTGCGGCGAAGCACCCGTGGGTGGAGCAGGAGAACGTGCGACCCAAGTCGATCGCGCGGGAAATGTTCGAGCGCTACGACTCGTTTGCCGACTACGTGAAGCGCTACGGACTGCAGCGCAGTGAAGGCCTGTTACTGCGCCACTTGTCGCAGACGTGGAAGGTGCTGAGCCAGACGGTGCCGGCGGCGGCGAAGACGGAGGAGGTCGAAGAACTGGAAGTGTATTTCCGTGAGCTCATTCGCGGCATCGACTCGAGTTTGTTGGAGGAGTGGGAACGCATGCAGAACCCGGACTTCGAGGCGGCGGAGACTCCGGATAAGCCGCAGCGCAAAACGCCGGTCGACATCACGCGCGACGCCAAGGCGTTTCTGCGGCTGGTGCGCTTTGCGGTGCACGGTGTTCTGCAGGATGCGAACGCGGGCGATTTTGAGACCATCGCCCAACGCACCGGCAGTGAGGCGTTGGCGGTCGAGGATGCGTGGCGACCCTATTTCGAAGCGAGCGAGCGCCTGCGGCTCGACCCGGAAGGACGCGCGGCCAAACACACGCACATCGAGGAAGACGGCTCCATTTGGCACGTGGCCCAGGTTTTGATCGACGGTGAGGGACTCGGGGATTGGGAGCTGCGACTGGACGTGGATCTCGCGGCCTCACGGGAGACCGGCGACGTGGTGATGCGATGGGATGGCGTGGCGCCAATCGGCAGCTAG